One genomic window of Angustibacter sp. Root456 includes the following:
- a CDS encoding TetR/AcrR family transcriptional regulator, which yields MQEVDGRRQRWAGHRQVRRAEFVGAALEAIRAHGPQTGLDEIAAQAGVSKPVLYRHFADRSDLFAAVLDAIADEVLLPQIGLEALADAGGELTDGETVRRVVQAFVTVVDDEPHLYRFALRHAGVGSDGDFVAATERRIAVALSALVGDRLRALGLDSGGAQVWAFGVVGMVQLATRRWADERSMSADALVDYLVRIIQGGLVALTTPPA from the coding sequence ATGCAAGAGGTCGACGGGCGCCGGCAGCGATGGGCCGGCCACCGGCAGGTCCGGCGCGCGGAGTTCGTGGGCGCCGCCCTCGAGGCGATCCGGGCGCACGGGCCGCAGACCGGCCTCGACGAGATCGCGGCCCAGGCCGGTGTGTCCAAACCTGTGCTGTACCGCCACTTCGCCGACCGCTCGGACCTGTTCGCCGCCGTGCTGGACGCCATCGCCGACGAGGTGCTGCTACCGCAGATCGGCCTTGAGGCGCTGGCCGACGCCGGCGGCGAGCTCACTGACGGCGAGACGGTCCGGCGCGTCGTCCAGGCGTTCGTCACGGTCGTGGACGACGAACCGCACCTCTACCGGTTCGCGCTGCGGCACGCCGGGGTGGGCTCGGACGGCGACTTCGTCGCGGCGACCGAGCGCCGGATCGCCGTCGCCCTCTCGGCGCTGGTGGGCGACCGGTTGCGCGCGCTCGGGCTGGACTCGGGTGGCGCGCAGGTGTGGGCGTTCGGCGTGGTCGGGATGGTGCAGCTGGCCACGCGCCGCTGGGCCGACGAGCGCTCGATGTCGGCCGACGCGCTGGTCGACTACCTCGTGCGGATCATCCAGGGTGGTCTCGTGGCGCTGACCACCCCGCCCGCCTGA
- a CDS encoding diiron oxygenase produces the protein MPPARPATLDREVVPTRLLKSSAKASFDPNVALDYGAPIDPSLHGMSPQWSTLYGTDLWDDLDPARQAELTRHEFASISGVGIWFEMILMQLVLRDVYDDDPSQPHVQFALTEIGDECRHSVMFARMAAAYGCPAYGPSPRGRRLGRLFKTIGHGPAAYAAILVAEEVLDILQRDLITDERVQPLSREVSRIHVIEEARHMRFAREELARRAPQLSASERRRHRAVIAVVAEVIVSNLVHPDVYAAVGLDPRVARAAAASNEHYAEQLRSSARGLVRFLDDLGLIGGLSARRWRRIHLL, from the coding sequence ATCCCCCCCGCTCGCCCCGCCACCCTCGACCGCGAGGTCGTCCCGACGCGCCTGCTGAAGTCGTCCGCCAAGGCCTCGTTCGACCCCAACGTCGCCCTCGACTACGGCGCCCCCATCGACCCGTCCCTGCACGGCATGAGCCCGCAGTGGTCGACGCTCTACGGCACCGACCTGTGGGACGACCTCGACCCCGCGCGCCAGGCCGAGCTCACCCGCCACGAGTTCGCCTCGATCAGCGGCGTCGGCATCTGGTTCGAGATGATCCTCATGCAGCTGGTGCTGCGCGACGTCTACGACGACGACCCGTCGCAGCCGCACGTGCAGTTCGCCCTCACCGAGATCGGCGACGAGTGCCGGCACTCGGTGATGTTCGCGCGGATGGCCGCGGCGTACGGCTGCCCGGCGTACGGGCCGTCGCCGCGCGGACGGCGGCTCGGCCGGCTCTTCAAGACGATCGGCCACGGGCCGGCGGCGTACGCGGCGATCCTCGTGGCCGAGGAGGTGCTCGACATCCTGCAGCGCGACCTCATCACCGACGAGCGCGTGCAGCCGCTGTCGCGCGAGGTGAGCCGCATCCACGTCATCGAGGAGGCGCGCCACATGCGGTTCGCGCGCGAGGAGCTCGCGCGTCGGGCGCCCCAGCTCTCGGCGTCCGAGCGGCGCCGGCACCGCGCGGTGATCGCGGTCGTCGCCGAGGTCATCGTCAGCAATCTCGTGCATCCCGACGTGTACGCCGCGGTGGGGCTCGACCCGCGTGTCGCGCGCGCGGCCGCCGCATCCAACGAGCACTACGCCGAGCAGCTGCGCTCGAGCGCGCGCGGTCTCGTGAGGTTCCTCGACGACCTCGGGCTCATCGGCGGCCTCAGCGCGCGCCGGTGGCGTCGCATCCACCTCCTCTGA
- a CDS encoding heterodisulfide reductase-related iron-sulfur binding cluster has translation MQVAAIVLALAATAVGVALFARTVGTIVGTVRLGQPDGRRTNAPVTRTVTLVREFLGHTRMARLPVVAVAHWFVMVSFGLLFFSLVTAYGQLFDPHFAIPFIGHFVPFEWATEAIAWLSLVGILTLMAIRQKQHPRSAPDDGRRSRFFGSTFWQAYYVELTILGVVICVILLRGLEYALGKQVGDGWASALHFPLTFWFGNAFTGLTRGALENAIIVVATIKILISMAWFITVALQPAMGIAWHRFLAFFNIWFKRHADGRTSLGALQPIAVKGEPVDFENIDELDEDAALGVGQAEHFTWKGLLDFNTCTECGRCQSQCPAWNTDKPLSPKLLIMGLRDHTRAKAPYLEALAHPTYLAAQNGKPLQAAEPDVEALAPRTRAAAERPLIGDTGYAGHENLDFLRAYNPDGSAAAELGVIDPDVLWSCTTCGACVEQCPVDIEHVDHIVDMRRYQVLIESAFPSELGGLFKNLENAQNPWGMNARMRLDWAKDLPFEVKQVGQDVESLDDVEYLFWVGCAGAFEDRAKKTTRAVAELLNTAGVDFAVLGDGEACTGDPARRAGNEFLFQMLAQGNVETLNEVGAKKIVVTCAHCFNTLSNEYPQLGGKYEVVHHTQLLNRLVREKRLVPVAPVAGSAAAKDGVTAAGTPITYHDPCYLGRHNGVYEPPRELIEAIPGVEYREMERSKERSFCCGAGGARMWMEEKLGTRINSNRTAEAVATGADKIAIGCPFCRVMLSDGLAAQQADGSAREDVEVVDVAQMLLAAVNRGK, from the coding sequence ATGCAGGTCGCCGCCATCGTCCTGGCCCTGGCCGCTACCGCGGTGGGGGTCGCGCTGTTCGCCCGCACCGTCGGCACGATCGTCGGCACGGTGCGCCTCGGGCAGCCCGACGGACGCCGCACCAACGCGCCGGTCACGCGCACCGTCACGCTCGTGCGCGAGTTCCTCGGTCACACGCGCATGGCTCGGCTGCCGGTCGTGGCCGTGGCGCACTGGTTCGTCATGGTCTCGTTCGGGCTGCTGTTCTTCTCGCTGGTCACCGCGTACGGGCAGCTGTTCGACCCGCACTTCGCGATCCCGTTCATCGGCCACTTCGTGCCGTTCGAGTGGGCGACCGAGGCCATCGCGTGGCTGTCGCTGGTCGGCATCCTCACGCTCATGGCGATCCGGCAGAAGCAGCACCCGCGCAGCGCGCCCGACGACGGCCGCCGCTCGCGCTTCTTCGGCTCGACGTTCTGGCAGGCCTACTACGTCGAGCTGACGATCCTCGGCGTGGTCATCTGCGTCATCCTGCTGCGCGGCCTGGAGTACGCGCTCGGCAAGCAGGTCGGCGACGGCTGGGCGAGCGCCCTGCACTTCCCGCTGACCTTCTGGTTCGGCAACGCCTTCACCGGCCTGACCCGCGGCGCGCTCGAGAACGCCATCATCGTCGTCGCGACGATCAAGATCCTCATCTCGATGGCGTGGTTCATCACCGTCGCGCTGCAGCCGGCGATGGGCATCGCCTGGCACCGGTTCCTGGCCTTCTTCAACATCTGGTTCAAGCGCCACGCCGACGGCCGGACGTCGCTCGGCGCGCTGCAGCCCATCGCCGTCAAGGGCGAGCCGGTCGACTTCGAGAACATCGACGAGCTCGACGAGGACGCCGCCCTCGGCGTCGGCCAGGCCGAGCACTTCACCTGGAAGGGTCTGCTCGACTTCAACACGTGCACCGAGTGCGGCCGCTGCCAGAGCCAGTGCCCGGCGTGGAACACCGACAAGCCGCTGTCGCCCAAGCTGCTCATCATGGGGCTGCGCGACCACACCCGCGCCAAGGCGCCGTACCTCGAGGCACTGGCCCACCCGACCTACCTGGCGGCCCAGAACGGCAAGCCGCTGCAGGCCGCCGAGCCGGACGTCGAGGCGCTGGCACCGCGCACCCGCGCCGCCGCCGAACGCCCCCTCATCGGTGACACCGGGTACGCCGGCCACGAGAACCTCGACTTCCTGCGCGCCTACAACCCGGACGGCTCGGCCGCGGCCGAGCTCGGCGTCATCGACCCGGACGTGCTCTGGAGCTGCACCACGTGCGGCGCCTGCGTCGAGCAGTGCCCCGTCGACATCGAGCACGTCGACCACATCGTCGACATGCGCCGCTACCAGGTGCTCATCGAGTCGGCGTTCCCCAGCGAGCTGGGCGGGCTGTTCAAGAACCTCGAGAACGCGCAGAACCCCTGGGGCATGAACGCCCGCATGCGTCTGGACTGGGCCAAGGACCTGCCCTTCGAGGTCAAGCAGGTCGGCCAGGACGTCGAGTCGCTGGACGACGTCGAGTACCTCTTCTGGGTCGGCTGCGCCGGTGCGTTCGAGGACCGCGCCAAGAAGACGACGCGAGCCGTCGCCGAGCTGCTCAACACGGCCGGCGTGGACTTCGCCGTCCTGGGTGACGGCGAGGCCTGCACGGGCGACCCGGCTCGGCGCGCCGGCAACGAGTTCCTCTTCCAGATGCTCGCGCAGGGGAACGTCGAGACGCTCAACGAGGTGGGCGCCAAGAAGATCGTCGTCACCTGCGCGCACTGCTTCAACACCCTCTCGAACGAGTACCCCCAGCTCGGCGGCAAGTACGAGGTCGTGCACCACACCCAGCTGCTCAACCGGCTGGTGCGCGAGAAGCGGCTCGTGCCCGTCGCCCCGGTAGCCGGTAGCGCGGCGGCCAAGGACGGCGTCACCGCGGCCGGCACGCCGATCACCTACCACGACCCCTGCTACCTCGGCCGCCACAACGGCGTCTACGAGCCGCCGCGCGAGCTGATCGAGGCCATCCCCGGCGTCGAGTACCGCGAGATGGAGCGCAGCAAGGAGCGCTCGTTCTGCTGCGGCGCCGGCGGTGCGCGCATGTGGATGGAGGAGAAGCTCGGCACCCGGATCAACAGCAACCGCACCGCCGAGGCCGTGGCCACCGGGGCCGACAAGATCGCGATCGGCTGCCCGTTCTGCCGGGTGATGCTCAGCGACGGGCTGGCCGCTCAGCAGGCCGACGGGTCCGCGCGCGAGGACGTCGAGGTGGTCGACGTCGCGCAGATGCTGCTCGCCGCCGTCAACCGCGGCAAGTGA
- the hutH gene encoding histidine ammonia-lyase, with amino-acid sequence MTDTLHRPAATTHVTVGRGPVSPSDLVAVARHSAGVRLADDALTEIARTRAVVEALADDVDPHYGISTGFGALATQHIPVERRAQLQRSLVRSHAAGSGPEVEREVVRALMLLRLSTLATGRTGVRPVVAQTYAAILDAGITPVVHEYGSLGCSGDLAPLAHCALVLMGEGEVRDADGVRRPAAEVLRENRIEPVELAEKEGLALINGTDGMLGMLLLGLHDLRELLVAADIAAAMSVESLLGTDAVFADDLQALRPHPGQAASAANLRTLLAGSGIMASHRTPDCTRVQDAYSLRCAPQVHGAARDTADHAALVASRELSAAVDNPVITVDDRVESNGNFHGAPVAYVLDFLAIAVADVASMSERRTDRFLDVARNHGLPPFLADDPGVDSGHMIAQYTAAGIVSELKRLAAPASVDSIPSSAMQEDHVSMGWAAARKLRRALDGLTRVVAIELLTAARAMDLRAPLEPSPATGAVRDVLRASGAAGPGPDRFLAPEIEAAVEAVRGGAVRQAAETALDHPLT; translated from the coding sequence ATGACCGACACGCTTCATCGCCCGGCAGCCACGACCCACGTCACCGTCGGGCGCGGCCCGGTGTCGCCGTCCGACCTGGTGGCCGTGGCGCGGCACAGTGCGGGGGTGCGCCTCGCGGACGACGCGCTGACGGAGATCGCCCGCACCCGCGCCGTCGTGGAGGCGCTCGCCGACGACGTCGACCCCCACTACGGCATCTCGACCGGCTTCGGGGCGCTCGCGACCCAGCACATCCCGGTGGAGCGCCGGGCCCAGCTGCAGCGCAGCCTCGTGCGCTCGCACGCGGCGGGTTCTGGCCCCGAGGTCGAGCGCGAGGTGGTGCGTGCGCTGATGCTGCTGCGACTGTCGACGCTCGCTACGGGCCGCACCGGTGTGCGTCCGGTGGTGGCCCAGACCTACGCCGCGATCCTCGACGCCGGGATCACGCCGGTGGTGCACGAGTACGGCTCGCTCGGATGCTCGGGTGACCTCGCGCCGCTCGCGCACTGCGCGCTGGTGCTGATGGGCGAGGGTGAGGTGCGGGACGCTGACGGCGTGCGGCGTCCGGCCGCGGAGGTGTTGCGCGAGAACAGGATCGAGCCCGTCGAGCTCGCCGAGAAGGAGGGCTTGGCCCTCATCAACGGCACCGACGGCATGCTCGGCATGCTGCTGCTGGGCCTGCACGACCTGCGCGAGCTGCTGGTGGCGGCCGACATCGCCGCGGCGATGAGCGTCGAGTCGCTGCTCGGCACCGACGCGGTGTTCGCCGACGACCTGCAGGCCCTGCGCCCGCACCCGGGTCAGGCCGCCAGCGCCGCCAACCTGCGCACCCTGCTGGCCGGCAGCGGGATCATGGCGAGCCACCGGACGCCGGACTGCACCCGTGTGCAGGACGCCTACTCCCTGCGCTGCGCGCCCCAGGTGCACGGCGCCGCCCGCGACACCGCCGACCACGCGGCGCTGGTGGCCTCACGCGAGCTGTCGGCCGCCGTCGACAACCCGGTGATCACCGTCGACGACCGGGTCGAGAGCAACGGCAACTTCCACGGCGCCCCGGTGGCGTACGTGCTCGACTTCCTCGCGATCGCGGTGGCCGACGTCGCGTCGATGAGCGAGCGCCGCACCGACCGGTTCCTCGACGTCGCGCGCAACCACGGGTTGCCGCCGTTCCTCGCCGACGACCCCGGCGTCGACAGCGGGCACATGATCGCGCAGTACACCGCGGCCGGGATCGTCAGCGAGCTCAAGCGGCTCGCGGCGCCCGCGAGCGTCGACTCGATCCCCAGCAGCGCGATGCAGGAGGACCACGTCTCGATGGGCTGGGCCGCCGCGCGCAAGCTGCGTCGGGCTCTCGACGGGCTGACCCGCGTCGTCGCGATCGAGCTGCTCACCGCGGCCCGCGCGATGGACCTCCGGGCACCGCTCGAGCCCTCGCCGGCCACTGGCGCGGTGCGCGACGTCCTGCGGGCGTCCGGTGCGGCCGGCCCCGGGCCCGACCGCTTCCTGGCCCCCGAGATCGAGGCGGCGGTCGAGGCGGTGCGTGGAGGCGCCGTCCGGCAGGCGGCCGAGACCGCCCTCGACCACCCCCTCACCTGA
- a CDS encoding helix-turn-helix domain-containing protein — translation MTARVDVERIVRTRLRSLRTTLGLSLDDLSARTNLSPSTISRIETGKRSIGLDVLLPLASGLQVGLDALLDVSGDDDVVIRPTPSEVEGRTTWALSRPESSTVAVKTRVEPTAAQPQQRVHPGHDWLFVLSGRILLLLGEREVTVEAGEAAEFATMTPHAFVAIDGPAELLMIFDRDGQRAHVHHGRD, via the coding sequence ATGACCGCACGTGTCGACGTCGAGCGCATCGTCCGGACCCGGTTGCGCAGCCTGCGGACCACGCTCGGGCTGTCTCTCGACGACCTCTCCGCGCGTACAAATCTGAGTCCGTCGACGATCAGTCGCATTGAGACGGGGAAGCGCTCGATCGGGCTCGACGTGCTGTTGCCGCTGGCGAGCGGCCTGCAGGTAGGCCTGGACGCGCTCCTTGACGTGAGCGGCGATGACGACGTGGTGATCCGGCCCACGCCGAGCGAAGTCGAAGGCCGTACTACCTGGGCGCTGAGCCGTCCCGAGAGCAGCACGGTCGCGGTGAAGACGCGGGTCGAGCCGACTGCCGCCCAGCCGCAGCAGCGCGTCCATCCCGGCCACGACTGGCTCTTCGTCCTCAGCGGCCGCATCTTGCTCCTGCTCGGTGAGCGCGAGGTCACCGTCGAGGCTGGCGAGGCGGCCGAGTTCGCCACCATGACCCCGCACGCGTTCGTCGCGATCGACGGTCCCGCCGAGCTGCTGATGATCTTCGATCGGGACGGCCAGCGCGCGCACGTGCACCACGGCCGAGACTGA
- a CDS encoding aminoacyl-tRNA deacylase, with protein MSEERALAALEASGIAYRVVRHGAVRSLAEAATARGIEPRALLKSIVVRRADDDFLFVLVPGDREISWPKLRALLGVNRISMPDAETALAVTGYVRGTITPFGSLRPWPVVMDESVAGQEISLGAGAHGVGIVAQADDVAQALDAQLADISA; from the coding sequence ATGAGCGAAGAGCGCGCACTGGCCGCGCTGGAGGCCAGCGGCATCGCGTACCGCGTGGTGCGGCACGGCGCCGTCCGGTCGCTGGCCGAGGCCGCCACAGCCCGCGGCATCGAGCCCCGCGCCCTGCTCAAGAGCATCGTGGTGCGTCGGGCCGACGACGACTTCCTGTTCGTCCTCGTGCCCGGCGACCGCGAGATCTCCTGGCCGAAGCTGCGCGCCTTGCTGGGCGTCAACAGGATCTCGATGCCTGACGCCGAGACCGCGCTCGCCGTCACCGGGTACGTCCGCGGCACCATCACGCCGTTCGGCTCGCTGCGCCCGTGGCCGGTGGTCATGGACGAGTCCGTTGCGGGGCAGGAGATCTCGCTCGGCGCCGGGGCCCACGGAGTCGGCATCGTCGCCCAGGCGGACGACGTCGCGCAGGCCCTCGACGCGCAGCTGGCCGACATCAGCGCCTAG
- a CDS encoding IclR family transcriptional regulator: MTGASRVPAAEQTLRILTHLARHAGPLPAARIAADLGLPRSTTYHLLTVLVDAGFAVHLPEERRYGLGVTAFEVGSAYTHQDALARLARPLLARLVDSIGQSAHLAVLHGREVLYVVEERAKGRPSLVTDVGVRLPAQLTASGRAMLAALPAAQVRALFPDREAFVLRHAAGPDSPSALRRLLVDVRARGHATEDGEITPGFASVATAVLDHAGHPAAGLAITYATGDGVDRVDPARLAEATARTAREMSRRIGGRTLPG; this comes from the coding sequence GTGACCGGCGCGAGCCGGGTGCCCGCTGCCGAGCAGACCCTACGCATCCTCACCCACCTGGCGCGGCACGCGGGCCCGCTTCCCGCCGCACGCATCGCCGCCGACCTCGGGCTGCCCCGGTCGACCACCTACCACCTGCTCACCGTGCTCGTGGACGCCGGGTTCGCCGTCCACCTGCCCGAGGAGCGGCGCTACGGGCTCGGCGTCACCGCGTTCGAGGTCGGGTCGGCGTACACGCACCAGGACGCCCTCGCCCGCTTGGCCCGCCCCCTGCTGGCGCGCCTCGTGGACTCGATCGGCCAGAGCGCGCACCTCGCCGTGCTGCACGGGCGCGAGGTGCTCTACGTCGTCGAGGAGCGCGCGAAGGGACGGCCTTCGCTGGTCACCGACGTGGGCGTGCGGCTGCCCGCTCAGCTGACGGCGTCCGGCCGGGCGATGCTCGCCGCGTTGCCCGCGGCGCAGGTGCGTGCGCTCTTCCCCGACCGCGAGGCGTTCGTGCTGCGCCACGCCGCCGGGCCGGACTCGCCGTCCGCGCTGCGCCGGCTGCTCGTCGACGTCCGCGCGCGGGGTCACGCCACCGAGGACGGCGAGATCACTCCGGGCTTCGCGAGCGTCGCGACCGCCGTCCTCGACCACGCCGGGCACCCGGCGGCCGGCCTGGCGATCACCTACGCGACCGGGGACGGCGTCGACCGCGTCGACCCCGCGCGGCTGGCCGAAGCCACGGCGCGCACCGCGCGCGAGATGTCGCGACGCATCGGGGGACGAACCCTGCCAGGCTGA
- a CDS encoding maleylpyruvate isomerase family mycothiol-dependent enzyme encodes MLTRERYLDALEGDVAAMADHLTSGDLSAPVAGCPGWDLGDLGSHLGVTHRWATDALGSQTPPAEGSPPPRDELAAWFVDGADRLLGALRGTDPATECWGFGPKPCTAAFWVRRQALETAVHVWDAAIALDRPARVAADLAADGVEEVARVFYPRQVRLGRREPLAAPVVLRCTDVGCDVLLGEGEAVAAIEAAAEPLLLLVWGRHDLASLAADGARVTGDEAAVHSALSVPLTP; translated from the coding sequence ATGCTCACGCGCGAGCGCTACCTCGACGCGCTCGAGGGTGATGTCGCCGCCATGGCCGACCACCTGACGTCGGGCGACCTGTCCGCTCCCGTCGCCGGCTGCCCCGGGTGGGACCTCGGCGACCTGGGCAGCCACCTCGGCGTCACCCACCGTTGGGCCACCGACGCGCTCGGGTCGCAGACCCCTCCGGCTGAGGGCTCTCCGCCGCCACGTGACGAGCTCGCTGCGTGGTTCGTCGACGGAGCCGATCGACTGCTCGGCGCCCTGCGCGGCACCGACCCGGCCACGGAGTGCTGGGGCTTCGGGCCGAAGCCGTGCACCGCCGCGTTCTGGGTGCGGCGGCAGGCGCTCGAGACCGCGGTGCACGTCTGGGACGCCGCGATCGCGCTCGACCGTCCGGCGCGGGTCGCGGCTGACCTCGCCGCCGACGGCGTCGAGGAGGTGGCCCGCGTGTTCTACCCGCGACAGGTGCGCCTCGGCCGACGCGAGCCGCTGGCCGCACCTGTGGTGCTGCGCTGCACGGACGTCGGCTGCGACGTCCTGCTGGGGGAGGGCGAGGCGGTGGCCGCCATCGAGGCGGCCGCCGAGCCGCTGCTGCTGCTCGTCTGGGGACGGCACGACCTGGCGTCGCTGGCCGCGGACGGCGCGCGCGTGACCGGCGACGAGGCGGCGGTGCACTCGGCGCTGTCGGTGCCCCTCACCCCCTGA
- the dcd gene encoding dCTP deaminase produces MLLSDRDITAEIDAGRVVLDPYDPAMLQPSSVDIRLDRFFRLFDNHKYAVIDPAEDQPDLTRLVEVDPDEPFVLHPGEFVLGSVYETVTLPDDVAARVEGKSSLGRLGLLTHATAGFIDPGFSGHVTLELSNVATLPIKLWPGMKIGQLCFFRLSSAADHPYGSEKYGSRYQGQRGPTASRSYQSFHRTRV; encoded by the coding sequence GTGCTGCTCAGTGACCGCGACATCACCGCCGAGATCGACGCCGGCCGCGTCGTCCTCGACCCCTACGACCCGGCGATGCTGCAGCCGTCGAGCGTCGACATCCGGCTCGACCGGTTCTTCCGGCTCTTCGACAACCACAAGTACGCCGTGATCGACCCGGCCGAGGACCAGCCCGACCTCACCCGCCTGGTCGAGGTCGACCCCGACGAGCCGTTCGTGCTGCACCCCGGCGAGTTCGTGCTCGGCTCGGTCTACGAGACCGTCACGCTGCCGGACGACGTCGCCGCCCGCGTCGAGGGCAAGTCGAGCCTGGGGCGCCTCGGCCTGCTCACGCACGCGACGGCCGGCTTCATCGACCCCGGCTTCAGTGGCCACGTCACCCTCGAGCTGAGCAACGTCGCGACGCTGCCCATCAAGCTGTGGCCGGGCATGAAGATCGGCCAGCTGTGCTTCTTCCGGCTCTCCAGCGCCGCTGACCACCCGTACGGCAGCGAGAAGTACGGCTCGCGGTACCAAGGCCAGCGCGGCCCGACGGCGAGCCGCTCCTACCAGAGCTTCCACCGCACCCGGGTCTGA
- the hutU gene encoding urocanate hydratase — translation MDGARPVRAARGTTLTARSWQTEAPLRMLQNNLDPEVAERPDDLVVYGGTGRAARDWRSYDAIVRTLTTLADDETLLVQSGRPVGVMRTHEWAPRVLIANSNLVGDWATWPEFRRLEQLGLTMYGQMTAGSWIYIGTQGILQGTYETFAAVAAKRFNGTLAGTLTVTGGCGGMGGAQPLAVTLNGGVCLVIDVDEARLRRRVEHRYLDEVATDLDDAIARCEVAKRERRALSVGLVGNCATVLPELLRRGVDVDVVTDQTSAHDPLSYLPEGIDLADWHDYAAAKPEEFTDRARLSMAKHVEAMVGFMDAGAEVFDYGNSIRDEARHGGCDRAFAFPGFVPAYIRPLFCEGKGPFRWAALSGDPKDIAATDKAVLDLFPDNDHLHRWIRAAQDRVAFQGLPARICWLGYGERDKAGLRFNELVASGEVSAPIVIGRDHLDCGSVASPYRETEGMADGSDAIADWPLLNALVNTASGASWVSIHHGGGVGIGRSIHAGQVSVADGTELAAAKLERVLTNDPGMGVIRHVDAGYDLAEHVAQERGVRVPMRED, via the coding sequence ATGGACGGAGCCCGACCGGTGCGGGCCGCGCGCGGCACCACGCTGACCGCGCGCAGCTGGCAGACCGAGGCGCCCCTGCGCATGCTGCAGAACAACCTCGACCCCGAGGTGGCCGAGCGGCCGGACGACCTCGTCGTCTACGGCGGCACCGGCCGCGCCGCCCGCGACTGGCGCAGCTACGACGCGATCGTGCGCACCCTCACGACGCTGGCGGACGACGAGACCCTGCTCGTGCAGTCCGGCCGGCCGGTCGGCGTCATGCGCACGCACGAGTGGGCGCCGCGAGTGCTGATCGCCAACTCCAACCTCGTCGGCGACTGGGCGACCTGGCCGGAGTTCCGCCGCCTCGAGCAGCTTGGTCTCACGATGTACGGCCAGATGACGGCCGGTTCGTGGATCTACATCGGCACCCAGGGCATCCTGCAGGGCACCTACGAGACGTTCGCGGCGGTGGCGGCCAAGCGGTTCAACGGCACCCTGGCCGGCACGCTCACCGTCACCGGTGGCTGCGGCGGCATGGGTGGCGCTCAGCCGCTGGCCGTCACGCTCAACGGCGGCGTGTGCCTGGTGATCGACGTCGACGAGGCCCGGCTTCGTCGTCGGGTCGAGCACCGCTACCTCGACGAGGTCGCCACCGACCTGGACGACGCGATCGCCCGCTGCGAGGTCGCCAAGCGCGAGCGTCGCGCGCTCAGCGTGGGCCTCGTCGGCAACTGCGCCACCGTGCTGCCTGAGCTGCTGCGCCGCGGTGTCGACGTCGACGTCGTCACCGACCAGACCAGCGCGCACGACCCGCTCAGCTACCTGCCCGAGGGCATCGACCTCGCCGACTGGCACGACTACGCCGCCGCCAAGCCGGAGGAGTTCACCGACCGCGCCCGGCTCTCGATGGCCAAGCACGTGGAGGCGATGGTCGGGTTCATGGACGCCGGCGCCGAGGTGTTCGACTACGGCAACTCGATCCGCGACGAGGCTCGCCACGGCGGCTGCGACCGCGCCTTCGCGTTCCCGGGCTTCGTGCCGGCGTACATCCGGCCGCTGTTCTGCGAGGGCAAGGGGCCGTTCCGGTGGGCGGCGCTGAGCGGTGACCCGAAGGACATCGCCGCCACCGACAAGGCAGTGCTCGACCTGTTCCCCGACAACGACCACCTGCACCGCTGGATCCGTGCGGCGCAGGATCGTGTGGCGTTCCAAGGTCTTCCGGCTCGGATCTGCTGGCTCGGCTACGGCGAGCGCGACAAGGCGGGGCTGCGGTTCAACGAGCTGGTGGCGTCCGGCGAGGTGAGCGCGCCGATCGTCATCGGGCGCGACCACCTCGACTGCGGCAGCGTCGCCTCGCCCTATCGCGAGACCGAGGGCATGGCCGACGGCTCCGACGCCATCGCCGACTGGCCACTGCTCAACGCGCTGGTCAACACGGCGTCCGGCGCGTCGTGGGTGTCGATCCACCACGGCGGCGGCGTGGGCATCGGCCGCTCGATCCACGCCGGGCAGGTGTCGGTGGCCGACGGCACCGAGCTGGCCGCGGCGAAGCTCGAGCGGGTGCTCACCAACGACCCCGGCATGGGCGTGATCCGGCACGTGGACGCCGGCTACGACCTCGCCGAGCACGTGGCGCAGGAGCGTGGCGTGCGTGTGCCGATGCGTGAGGACTAG